Proteins encoded within one genomic window of Corallococcus macrosporus:
- a CDS encoding TatD family hydrolase — protein MIDTHCHLDASRFDPDRDSVVTRAWAAGLHGILIPAVGPQTWEPLLELPRRDARIQVGLGIHPQFLPDLRPEDDGAHLERLDALLAQGGAVAVGECGLDGPTLPGASLERQLAVLRGHLALARKHGLPVLMHCHRLHPAMMELLKAEAWPEAGILMHSYSGGAELARFYIQKGCHFSFAGPVTWAEARKPLDALRVIPADRLVAETDSPDQAPTPFRGQRSEPGYLPHILAGMAQVLGEPVEVLAQRTTENARRLFREAFPSPSR, from the coding sequence ATGATCGACACGCACTGCCATCTGGACGCCTCGCGCTTCGACCCGGACCGCGACAGCGTTGTCACGCGCGCCTGGGCCGCGGGCCTGCACGGCATCCTCATTCCGGCGGTGGGGCCACAGACGTGGGAGCCGCTGCTGGAGCTGCCCCGCCGGGACGCGCGCATCCAGGTGGGGCTGGGCATCCATCCGCAGTTCCTGCCGGACCTGCGGCCGGAGGACGACGGCGCGCACCTGGAGCGGCTGGACGCGCTGCTGGCCCAGGGCGGCGCCGTCGCGGTGGGCGAGTGCGGACTGGACGGTCCGACGCTGCCGGGCGCCTCGCTGGAGCGGCAGCTGGCGGTGCTGCGCGGGCACCTGGCGCTGGCGCGCAAGCACGGGCTGCCGGTGCTGATGCACTGCCACCGGCTGCACCCGGCGATGATGGAGCTCCTGAAAGCGGAGGCCTGGCCGGAAGCCGGCATCCTCATGCACAGCTACAGCGGCGGCGCGGAGCTGGCGCGCTTCTACATCCAGAAGGGCTGCCACTTCTCCTTCGCGGGCCCGGTGACCTGGGCGGAGGCGCGCAAGCCGCTGGACGCCCTGCGCGTGATTCCGGCGGACCGGCTGGTGGCGGAGACGGACTCGCCGGACCAGGCGCCCACGCCCTTCCGGGGGCAGCGCTCCGAGCCGGGCTACCTGCCCCACATCCTCGCGGGCATGGCGCAGGTGCTGGGGGAGCCGGTGGAGGTGCTCGCCCAGCGGACGACCGAGAATGCCCGCCGCCTGTTCCGGGAAGCTTTCCCCTCCCCTTCGCGGTAG
- a CDS encoding DUF2934 domain-containing protein, whose protein sequence is MARQNAQKSQPNPAPKAAPERTEDKKPAVTASAPTNKTAAPTQEQIARRAYEIFQARGGTHGNPEQDWHQAERELRLGRQ, encoded by the coding sequence ATGGCTCGTCAGAACGCGCAGAAGTCGCAACCGAACCCCGCGCCCAAGGCCGCTCCCGAGCGGACCGAGGACAAGAAGCCGGCGGTCACGGCGAGCGCGCCCACGAACAAGACCGCGGCGCCCACGCAGGAGCAGATTGCCCGCCGCGCCTACGAAATCTTCCAGGCCCGCGGCGGCACGCACGGCAACCCCGAGCAGGACTGGCACCAGGCCGAGCGCGAGCTGCGGCTCGGCCGTCAGTAG
- the mutY gene encoding A/G-specific adenine glycosylase: MSPRKRTESRALPAPVSPERHTALHGPLLSWYDRNKRDLPWRRTRDPYAIWLSEVMLQQTQVSTVIPYWERFLARFPTVKALASAPLDDVLSGWKGLGYYSRARNLHRAAQEVVERFGGKLPSTAEELLTLPGFGRYTAGAVASIAFGEEAPIVDGNVARVLSRLFEVEGLPGDRDREATLWALASALVKGERPGDFNQALMEHGATVCRPESPLCLLCPVRDGCIAFKKGRVDELPPAKVRAAPRKLFLALAVWPHAGTLLFARRADKGLFGGLWELPAVEVEEDTPEAEATERLSTTLGAPLTLEGTLDSVRRQLTHRDLTLRLLRVTGATRPTKSAAFQELRWCTPQEAEALGMSTAMQRALDAALGHGVMGGEAVPAKKAPGRGGRRATGR, from the coding sequence ATGAGCCCACGCAAGCGCACCGAATCCAGGGCCCTCCCCGCCCCCGTCTCCCCTGAGCGTCACACTGCCCTGCACGGTCCGCTGCTCTCCTGGTACGATCGGAACAAGCGCGACCTGCCCTGGCGCCGCACGCGCGATCCGTACGCCATCTGGCTCAGCGAGGTCATGCTCCAGCAGACGCAGGTGTCCACGGTCATCCCGTACTGGGAGCGTTTCCTCGCGCGCTTTCCCACGGTGAAGGCCCTGGCCTCCGCGCCCCTGGACGACGTGCTCTCCGGGTGGAAGGGGCTGGGCTACTACTCGCGCGCGCGCAACCTGCACCGCGCGGCGCAGGAGGTGGTGGAGCGCTTCGGCGGGAAGCTCCCGTCCACCGCGGAGGAGTTGCTCACCCTGCCCGGCTTCGGGCGCTACACCGCCGGGGCCGTGGCCTCCATCGCGTTTGGCGAGGAGGCCCCCATCGTGGACGGCAACGTGGCGCGCGTGCTGTCACGCCTCTTCGAGGTGGAGGGTCTGCCCGGGGACCGCGACCGTGAGGCCACGCTGTGGGCACTGGCCTCCGCGCTGGTGAAGGGCGAGCGGCCCGGGGACTTCAACCAGGCGCTGATGGAGCACGGCGCCACGGTGTGCCGGCCGGAGTCTCCGCTGTGCCTGCTGTGCCCCGTGCGCGACGGGTGCATCGCGTTCAAGAAGGGCCGCGTGGACGAGCTGCCTCCCGCCAAGGTGCGCGCCGCGCCCCGCAAGCTGTTCCTGGCGCTGGCCGTGTGGCCGCACGCGGGCACGCTGCTCTTCGCGCGCCGCGCGGACAAGGGCCTCTTCGGCGGCCTGTGGGAGCTGCCCGCCGTGGAGGTGGAGGAGGACACGCCGGAGGCCGAGGCGACAGAGCGCCTGTCCACGACGCTGGGCGCGCCGCTCACGCTGGAGGGCACGCTGGACAGCGTGCGAAGGCAGCTCACCCACCGCGACCTCACGCTGCGGCTGCTGCGCGTGACGGGCGCGACGCGGCCCACGAAGTCCGCCGCGTTCCAGGAGCTGCGCTGGTGCACGCCGCAAGAGGCGGAGGCGCTGGGCATGAGCACCGCGATGCAGCGCGCGCTCGACGCGGCGCTGGGGCATGGCGTGATGGGTGGCGAAGCCGTGCCCGCGAAGAAGGCTCCGGGTCGCGGCGGCAGGAGGGCAACCGGCCGCTGA
- a CDS encoding tRNA threonylcarbamoyladenosine dehydratase, giving the protein MNPQPAPTPTAETEAPPASPAASNVIAPEASLAKPFKLSRRFDRTARLLGDNAMERLANAHVVVFGLGGVGSFTAEGLVRSGVGRLTLVDHDDVCVTNTNRQLHATVKAVGKSKAELMAQRCQEINPQAKVEALREFYREELAETLLPAGKYDFVVDAIDNVKAKLHLLHRCVTLGVPVVSSMGAAGRLDPTAIRVEDLSETHMDPFAKDIRKLLKRKYGVETERHTGITAVYSIETRRQPVPLNYDDATDGFLCVCPQDNEFHTCDHRTQIDGSVAFVTSAFGMNAAGVVVRRLASAR; this is encoded by the coding sequence ATGAACCCGCAGCCCGCCCCCACCCCCACCGCCGAGACCGAGGCGCCCCCCGCCTCCCCGGCCGCTTCGAACGTCATCGCGCCGGAAGCGTCGCTGGCGAAGCCCTTCAAGCTGTCGCGCCGCTTCGACCGCACGGCGCGCCTCTTGGGCGACAACGCCATGGAGCGGCTGGCCAACGCGCACGTGGTGGTGTTCGGCCTGGGCGGCGTGGGCAGCTTCACGGCGGAGGGCCTGGTGCGCAGCGGCGTGGGCCGGCTGACGCTGGTGGACCACGACGACGTGTGCGTCACCAACACCAACCGCCAGCTGCACGCGACGGTGAAGGCGGTGGGCAAGTCCAAGGCGGAGCTGATGGCGCAGCGCTGCCAGGAGATCAACCCGCAGGCGAAGGTGGAAGCGCTGCGCGAGTTCTACCGCGAGGAGCTGGCGGAGACGCTGCTGCCCGCGGGGAAGTACGACTTCGTGGTGGACGCCATCGACAACGTGAAGGCGAAGCTGCACCTGTTGCACCGGTGCGTGACGCTGGGCGTGCCGGTGGTCAGCTCCATGGGCGCGGCGGGCCGCCTGGACCCCACGGCCATCCGCGTGGAGGACCTGAGCGAGACGCACATGGACCCCTTCGCCAAGGACATCCGCAAGCTGCTCAAGCGCAAGTACGGCGTGGAGACGGAGCGCCACACGGGCATCACCGCCGTGTACTCCATTGAAACGCGCCGGCAGCCGGTGCCGCTCAACTACGACGACGCGACCGACGGCTTCCTGTGCGTCTGCCCGCAGGACAACGAGTTCCACACCTGCGACCACCGCACGCAGATTGACGGCAGCGTGGCCTTCGTCACCTCCGCCTTCGGCATGAACGCCGCGGGCGTGGTGGTGCGCCGGCTCGCTTCGGCGCGCTAG
- a CDS encoding PD-(D/E)XK nuclease family protein, with protein sequence MARPPITNDFSWSKSRHEKFSECLRAYYLYYYRSWGGWEAEAARDVRELYVLKKLHNRYTWAGSIVHEALKDVLLDWRAGRDVDPAKVEARTHKLMQDDFRHSRSKAYWTTKYRKPFTGLAEHEYAEEIPNEAWKQNFETVRNALAWFFQSRWPGIAKGLKPAQWLEVDAGFDFAHFVLDGVKTFAIPDFAYVDAEGSVVVVDWKTGRSRESYDEQVLGYALYIAQRYRYPLEKVRASLVYLNEGLEHDVTVDPSAMDSFRQHFARSVEGMRSLLKDVATNTPRDSEAFPQTGNLDACARCVFRRPCGREPAVAQARPRVA encoded by the coding sequence ATGGCCCGTCCTCCCATCACCAACGACTTCTCCTGGTCCAAGAGCCGCCACGAGAAGTTCTCCGAGTGTCTCCGGGCCTACTACCTCTACTACTACCGCTCCTGGGGCGGCTGGGAGGCGGAGGCGGCCCGGGACGTGCGTGAGCTCTACGTCCTCAAGAAGCTGCACAACCGCTACACGTGGGCGGGCAGCATCGTGCACGAGGCCCTCAAGGATGTGCTGCTGGACTGGCGCGCCGGCCGGGACGTGGATCCCGCCAAGGTGGAGGCGCGCACGCACAAGCTGATGCAGGACGACTTCCGGCACTCGCGCTCCAAGGCGTACTGGACGACGAAGTACCGCAAGCCCTTCACCGGCCTCGCGGAGCACGAGTACGCGGAAGAGATTCCCAACGAGGCCTGGAAGCAGAACTTCGAAACGGTGCGCAACGCGCTCGCGTGGTTCTTCCAGTCGCGCTGGCCCGGCATCGCCAAGGGGCTCAAGCCCGCGCAGTGGCTGGAGGTGGACGCGGGCTTCGACTTCGCCCACTTCGTCCTGGACGGGGTGAAGACCTTCGCCATCCCGGACTTCGCCTACGTGGACGCGGAGGGCTCCGTCGTGGTGGTGGACTGGAAGACGGGCCGCTCGCGCGAGAGCTACGACGAGCAGGTGCTGGGCTACGCGCTCTACATCGCGCAGCGCTACCGCTACCCGCTGGAGAAGGTGCGCGCGTCGCTCGTGTACCTCAACGAGGGGCTGGAGCACGACGTGACGGTGGACCCGTCCGCCATGGACTCCTTCCGCCAGCACTTCGCCCGCAGCGTGGAGGGGATGCGCTCGCTGCTCAAGGACGTGGCCACCAACACGCCCAGGGACTCGGAGGCGTTCCCGCAGACAGGCAACCTGGACGCCTGTGCCCGCTGCGTGTTCCGCCGTCCGTGTGGCCGCGAGCCCGCGGTGGCGCAGGCCCGGCCCCGCGTCGCCTAG